In Limisalsivibrio acetivorans, one genomic interval encodes:
- the hisS gene encoding histidine--tRNA ligase: protein MYRKVKGFRDIFGSEAAAWERVERAFRDTFHTFSFSEFVLPVLERTEVFNRGIGSTTDIVEKEMFAFEDRDGTQVALRPEGTASIVRAYVENKLFNPPEVKKYFYMGPMFRRERPQKGRFRQFFQAGVEVFGTSAPALDAEVIHLLDTLAVNAGIGDMVTMEINSIGCPACRPGYQEKLLNYLREHSSELCEDCVRRLDRNPMRILDCKNEKCKGVTSEAPVMLDHLCGDCVEHFDNVKEYLDDFGVEYSVNKMMVRGLDYYVRTAFEMVTTSLGSQNAVGAGGRYDGLVKLLGGPEIPGIGFALGIDRFVSLLMLKEEVEEQKADVFVIAFKDVSDRKAVQLLRWFREKGIKTLMDYDMRAMKKQMKKADQSGARFTLILGEDELEKGEVSVKDMHSGGQELVQIDKITDYISDKLG from the coding sequence TTGTACAGAAAGGTCAAAGGATTCAGGGATATTTTCGGTTCCGAAGCCGCCGCCTGGGAAAGGGTTGAGCGAGCCTTCAGGGATACTTTCCATACATTCAGCTTTTCAGAGTTTGTCCTCCCAGTGCTCGAACGCACAGAGGTTTTCAACAGAGGAATAGGCTCCACCACAGACATCGTAGAGAAGGAGATGTTTGCCTTCGAGGACAGGGACGGCACACAGGTTGCCCTCCGCCCCGAAGGAACCGCATCCATCGTCCGTGCATATGTTGAGAACAAGCTCTTCAACCCCCCGGAAGTAAAGAAATACTTCTATATGGGACCCATGTTCCGCAGGGAAAGGCCCCAAAAGGGTCGCTTCCGCCAGTTCTTTCAGGCAGGCGTTGAGGTATTCGGAACATCGGCACCCGCCCTTGATGCTGAGGTTATCCATCTCCTCGACACCCTTGCGGTAAACGCAGGCATAGGGGATATGGTGACCATGGAGATCAATTCCATCGGATGCCCTGCATGCAGGCCGGGCTATCAGGAGAAGCTCCTTAACTATCTGCGGGAGCACAGCTCAGAGCTCTGCGAGGACTGTGTCCGCAGGCTCGACAGAAACCCCATGCGGATCCTCGACTGCAAGAACGAGAAGTGCAAGGGTGTTACATCCGAAGCTCCTGTGATGCTCGACCACCTTTGCGGCGACTGCGTTGAGCACTTCGACAATGTAAAAGAGTATCTGGATGATTTCGGCGTGGAATATTCCGTCAATAAGATGATGGTTCGGGGGCTCGACTATTACGTCCGCACAGCCTTTGAGATGGTCACTACAAGCCTCGGCTCCCAGAATGCCGTAGGGGCAGGGGGGAGATACGACGGCCTCGTAAAACTCCTCGGAGGGCCTGAGATACCGGGTATAGGCTTCGCCCTCGGCATAGACCGTTTCGTATCGCTCCTTATGCTTAAGGAAGAGGTAGAGGAGCAGAAGGCGGACGTTTTCGTTATCGCCTTCAAGGATGTTTCAGACAGAAAAGCTGTTCAGCTTCTCCGCTGGTTCAGGGAGAAGGGGATAAAGACCCTCATGGATTACGACATGCGGGCGATGAAGAAACAGATGAAAAAAGCTGACCAGAGCGGTGCACGCTTCACACTTATCCTCGGCGAGGATGAGCTTGAAAAGGGAGAGGTGTCTGTTAAGGACATGCATTCCGGCGGGCAGGAACTGGTTCAGATAGATAAAATAACAGACTATATTTCCGATAAACTCGGCTAA